A window of the Leucothrix mucor DSM 2157 genome harbors these coding sequences:
- a CDS encoding nucleoside recognition domain-containing protein produces MTEIADLILLSGRSGVELALFVLMPIMIVMLTIMRILEARGILDWIVRHSTPVVRVFGIPGLGLFALIQVLFVGVAAPLATLAMMDKSVIPRRQIAATLAMVFGAAQANVTFPMAAFGANTMLIIGISVIGALAGAASTYYLFGRGLNDAEAPFVELPEHPVANDTRGLLELINSAGREAFNLAVSSLPMLVLALLLVNILRSSGMISGIETLLTPTFNALDLSPEMLLPLITKAIAGGTAMMGVMTEYLQQDIISLREFHISAGLLITPFDVAGVAILMSAGPRVASVVRPAAYGALVAIALRTLLHYLAA; encoded by the coding sequence ATGACTGAAATTGCTGATTTAATACTGCTCTCCGGGCGTTCCGGTGTCGAGCTGGCATTGTTTGTATTGATGCCCATTATGATTGTAATGCTAACCATTATGCGCATTTTAGAAGCGCGCGGCATTTTGGATTGGATTGTTAGGCACTCGACGCCAGTCGTACGTGTATTTGGAATTCCGGGCTTGGGTTTATTTGCCTTAATACAAGTGCTGTTTGTGGGTGTGGCTGCGCCCTTAGCCACGTTGGCAATGATGGATAAAAGCGTGATTCCTCGTCGGCAAATTGCAGCTACGCTAGCGATGGTATTTGGCGCAGCGCAAGCTAATGTCACCTTTCCGATGGCGGCGTTTGGTGCCAATACCATGCTGATTATTGGTATCTCGGTGATTGGTGCGTTGGCTGGAGCGGCCTCCACTTATTATCTGTTTGGTCGTGGGTTAAATGATGCCGAGGCACCCTTTGTTGAGTTGCCTGAGCATCCGGTCGCAAATGACACTCGCGGCTTACTAGAGTTAATTAATAGCGCCGGCCGCGAAGCGTTTAATCTGGCAGTAAGCTCCTTACCAATGCTGGTACTGGCATTATTGCTGGTTAATATTCTGCGTTCGTCCGGCATGATTAGCGGGATAGAAACCCTGCTGACCCCAACCTTCAATGCGCTGGATTTATCTCCCGAAATGCTGTTGCCACTGATTACCAAAGCGATTGCCGGCGGTACCGCCATGATGGGAGTGATGACCGAGTACTTGCAGCAAGATATTATTAGTTTGCGAGAATTTCATATCAGTGCGGGCTTGTTGATTACCCCATTTGATGTAGCTGGCGTGGCGATACTAATGAGCGCTGGCCCACGCGTTGCATCCGTGGTCCGCCCTGCCGCTTATGGCGCATTGGTTGCCATTGCACTGCGCACCCTATTACACTATCTTGCAGCCTAA
- a CDS encoding low molecular weight protein-tyrosine-phosphatase, which yields MSKTNVLFVCMGNICRSPTAHGVFQALVKRNKLSDKIHVDSAGTHAYHVGEPPDKRAQSTALKQGYNLSAQRARQVTVDDFERFDYVIAMDQANMSALRKLTPPALRQRVHLLMSYAPQRPETEVPDPYYGGPQGFETVLDMVEVASQGLLDHILSQTD from the coding sequence ATGAGTAAAACAAACGTACTCTTCGTCTGCATGGGCAATATTTGCCGCTCACCCACCGCCCATGGCGTATTTCAGGCATTGGTTAAGCGCAATAAGCTGAGTGATAAAATTCATGTGGATTCTGCTGGAACCCATGCCTATCACGTTGGCGAGCCGCCCGATAAACGTGCGCAATCCACCGCACTGAAGCAAGGCTATAACTTGTCTGCTCAACGGGCACGGCAGGTTACGGTGGATGATTTTGAGCGCTTCGATTATGTCATTGCGATGGATCAGGCCAATATGAGCGCACTTCGAAAATTAACGCCACCGGCACTGCGCCAACGCGTTCACCTGCTGATGTCGTATGCGCCACAGCGACCGGAGACCGAAGTTCCTGATCCTTACTATGGTGGTCCGCAGGGTTTTGAAACTGTGTTGGATATGGTAGAAGTAGCCTCGCAGGGTTTGTTGGATCATATCCTGTCTCAAACGGATTAA
- a CDS encoding bifunctional alpha/beta hydrolase/OsmC family protein has protein sequence MPRQKVTFDNAQGQQLAGLMETPAEGSAIRSYALFAHCFTCGKDIAAASRISRALTKHGIAVFRFDFTGLGNSDGDFGNTNFSSNVDDLLAATAMMERDFKAPQLLIGHSLGGAAILSAVDRMPSIKALATIGAPATADHVQHLFTGSQSELEANGKAEVNIGGRKFNVQKQLLDDLRAHADVEHIGHLRRPLMVFHSPIDNIVSVDEAARIYKAAKHPKSFISLDHADHMLSKAADAEFVAQTLASWADRYLDEAPLDSDEAVQLTMSENVPALVKTLEHGEVLVTEKDQKFLRGLYTEDHHVLSDEPVSFGGRNLGPSPYDLLLMALGSCTSMTIRMYANHKKIPLEDINVRLKHERIHTDDCADCEGQSGKIERITRDIELKGDLTEAQRKRLIEIADRCPVHRTLENDLVVRTREQPWE, from the coding sequence ATGCCCCGCCAAAAAGTCACGTTTGATAACGCCCAAGGTCAGCAATTAGCTGGCTTAATGGAAACGCCCGCAGAAGGTTCTGCCATTCGCAGCTACGCGCTGTTTGCCCACTGCTTTACTTGCGGTAAGGATATCGCTGCTGCCTCACGAATTTCACGCGCATTAACCAAGCATGGCATTGCGGTATTTCGCTTTGACTTCACGGGCTTAGGCAATAGCGACGGGGATTTTGGCAACACCAACTTCTCCTCCAATGTGGATGATTTGCTGGCTGCCACTGCCATGATGGAGCGCGACTTTAAAGCACCGCAATTATTGATTGGGCACAGTCTAGGTGGAGCCGCGATCCTAAGCGCAGTTGATCGTATGCCATCAATTAAAGCGTTAGCGACGATTGGCGCACCAGCAACCGCTGATCACGTACAACATTTGTTTACCGGCTCACAGAGTGAACTGGAGGCCAATGGCAAAGCAGAAGTCAATATTGGCGGACGCAAATTTAACGTTCAAAAGCAGCTGCTGGATGATTTACGCGCTCATGCTGATGTTGAGCATATTGGCCACCTACGCCGCCCGCTGATGGTATTTCATTCACCGATTGATAACATTGTATCGGTTGATGAAGCAGCTAGAATTTACAAGGCGGCCAAGCATCCAAAGAGCTTTATTTCGCTGGATCATGCAGATCATATGTTATCCAAAGCCGCTGACGCTGAGTTTGTGGCACAGACGCTGGCTAGCTGGGCTGATCGTTATTTAGATGAAGCGCCGCTGGATTCGGATGAGGCTGTACAGCTGACCATGTCTGAAAATGTTCCAGCCTTGGTGAAAACCTTGGAGCATGGCGAAGTACTGGTGACTGAAAAGGACCAAAAGTTCCTGCGTGGTTTGTATACCGAAGACCATCATGTGTTATCCGATGAGCCGGTCAGTTTTGGTGGTCGCAACCTTGGCCCAAGTCCTTATGATTTGCTGTTAATGGCATTAGGCTCCTGCACGTCGATGACGATTCGCATGTATGCCAATCACAAGAAAATCCCGTTGGAAGATATCAATGTGCGCCTAAAGCATGAGCGTATTCATACCGATGATTGCGCCGACTGTGAAGGCCAAAGCGGAAAAATCGAACGCATTACTCGCGATATTGAGCTTAAAGGCGATTTGACCGAGGCGCAGCGCAAGCGGTTGATTGAGATTGCAGATCGTTGTCCGGTGCATCGTACGTTGGAGAATGATTTGGTGGTTCGTACTCGCGAGCAGCCTTGGGAATAA